A genomic window from Methanovulcanius yangii includes:
- a CDS encoding adenylate kinase family protein — translation MMIALSGTPGCGKSTVAAILRERGWTVVRQNETTGPYRLGDDHDRDTVVIDEELWAEEFTPFEGIIEGHLTHLLPADCVVVLRCRPDILARRLRTRGYAPEKVAENAEAEALDVILVEALEVHPESRVCEIDTTEMSPEATAGVIEAFIHGESPKPCTHVDWSAYLGITTWE, via the coding sequence ATGATGATTGCCCTCTCCGGGACACCGGGATGCGGGAAATCAACGGTGGCCGCCATTCTTCGGGAACGTGGCTGGACAGTCGTCCGGCAGAACGAAACGACCGGTCCGTACCGCCTTGGGGATGACCACGACCGCGACACGGTCGTCATAGACGAGGAGCTGTGGGCAGAGGAGTTCACCCCCTTTGAGGGAATCATCGAGGGCCACCTGACGCATCTTCTTCCGGCAGACTGCGTTGTCGTCCTCCGGTGCCGGCCGGACATCCTCGCACGACGTCTCCGAACCCGGGGGTACGCACCGGAGAAGGTGGCGGAGAATGCAGAAGCCGAGGCACTCGATGTGATCCTCGTTGAGGCGCTCGAAGTCCATCCCGAATCCCGCGTCTGCGAGATCGACACGACAGAGATGAGCCCGGAGGCGACGGCAGGGGTAATCGAGGCATTTATCCATGGTGAGAGCCCTAAACCCTGTACGCATGTCGACTGGTCGGCATATCTCGGGATAACCACATGGGAGTAG
- a CDS encoding pyridoxal phosphate-dependent aminotransferase — protein sequence MKHLIRECFQGEGYVFATRAAEIARAHGHARPARLASNENPAGPSPEAVRRAVDALGCVNRYPDETNRGFADALRAYHGDYRFVASVGMDGIIETVIRTLINDGDEVVVSTPTYSFYGIAVRAQGGTPVSVARRADWSVDPETFIRACKGRKLAFLCSPNNPTGTVTPVEDIKAILDEIKGILFLDAAYIDFCDEDYRPLMKEYDNLIIGRTMSKAFSLAGLRIGYAFVPTWYEPYYMTAATPFTLNSVSQAAGEGALADPSHTIPIVRNVEVWRGRFAKESPYPVAPSGGNFVLVDVAPATAEEVVEQLAARGVIVRSCTSFPGLGDHYIRVSIGEDWENERFLEEISRL from the coding sequence ATGAAGCACTTGATTAGGGAGTGTTTTCAGGGAGAGGGCTACGTCTTCGCAACGCGGGCCGCTGAGATTGCCCGTGCCCACGGGCATGCCCGTCCGGCACGCCTCGCAAGCAATGAAAACCCCGCAGGTCCGTCACCCGAGGCGGTCCGGCGTGCCGTCGATGCACTCGGATGCGTCAACCGGTACCCGGATGAGACGAACAGGGGATTTGCGGATGCCCTGCGGGCGTACCACGGCGACTACCGTTTCGTGGCGAGTGTCGGTATGGACGGGATCATCGAGACGGTGATCCGAACCCTCATCAATGACGGAGACGAGGTCGTGGTCAGCACCCCGACCTACTCCTTTTACGGCATCGCCGTCCGGGCACAGGGAGGCACCCCCGTAAGTGTCGCCCGCAGGGCGGACTGGTCCGTCGACCCTGAGACCTTCATCCGTGCCTGCAAAGGAAGAAAACTCGCATTTCTCTGCAGCCCGAACAACCCGACGGGGACCGTCACCCCTGTTGAGGACATCAAAGCCATCCTCGATGAAATCAAGGGGATTCTCTTCCTTGATGCCGCATATATCGATTTCTGCGACGAGGACTACCGCCCGCTGATGAAGGAGTATGACAACCTGATTATCGGCCGGACGATGTCCAAGGCCTTCTCGCTTGCGGGGCTTCGCATCGGCTATGCCTTCGTCCCCACATGGTACGAACCCTACTATATGACCGCGGCAACACCCTTTACGCTCAACAGCGTTTCCCAGGCGGCGGGAGAGGGAGCCCTTGCCGACCCCTCGCACACCATCCCCATCGTCAGGAATGTCGAGGTCTGGCGAGGCCGCTTTGCAAAGGAGTCCCCGTACCCCGTCGCACCGTCGGGGGGTAATTTTGTGCTGGTCGATGTTGCTCCTGCCACGGCTGAAGAGGTCGTCGAACAGCTCGCAGCCCGCGGCGTCATCGTCCGGTCATGCACGAGCTTCCCCGGTCTTGGCGACCATTATATCAGGGTCTCCATCGGTGAGGACTGGGAGAATGAACGATTCCTCGAGGAGATCTCCCGCTTATGA
- a CDS encoding CTP synthase → MKYIIVTGGVMSGLGKGITTASIGRLLKNRGYTVTAVKIDPYLNIDAGTMNPAQHGEVYVLADGGEVDLDLGNYERFLDISLTSDHNITTGKVYRDVIDKERKGEYLGATVQIIPHITNRIKEGIETAAHRPLEGGRVADICLVEVGGTVGDIESMPFLEAIRQMRGEYPKGDLILVHVTLVPSDTMGDHKTKPTQHSVKALRELGLQPDIIVGRSDIIMSPSTKKKISTFTDVPAKAVISAITAPDIYQVPMEMEKEGMPEVLTSLLNLGNREPDNSWYNLIGNECTSRVTVAIVSKYGIEDVYISIKESLKHAGLSLGTEVGIKWLDAESFTCDELADVDGILVPGGFGHRGIEGKIRAIEYARTQGKPYLGLCLGFQLAVIEYARHMAGISDATSEEMGPGSHVIAILPEQEDVEDLGGTMRLGDCEVLLKKGTRIYELYGSETIVERHRHRYEVNPEFIEQLEDAGLVFSGTCGRRMESCELKDGAFFMATQFHPEFKSTPTRPSPPYVGFVRACREMKGQQTE, encoded by the coding sequence GTGAAATATATTATCGTGACCGGCGGTGTGATGAGCGGCCTTGGAAAGGGCATCACCACTGCCTCAATTGGAAGACTCCTGAAGAACAGGGGATATACCGTAACGGCAGTCAAGATCGATCCGTATCTCAACATCGATGCAGGAACCATGAACCCGGCACAGCACGGCGAGGTCTATGTCCTCGCCGACGGCGGGGAGGTGGACCTCGACCTCGGCAACTACGAGCGGTTCCTTGATATCAGCCTCACCAGTGACCACAATATCACGACCGGCAAGGTCTACCGCGACGTTATAGACAAAGAGCGCAAGGGCGAATATCTCGGGGCAACCGTCCAGATTATTCCCCACATCACCAACCGGATCAAGGAAGGCATCGAGACGGCCGCCCACCGGCCCCTCGAGGGGGGCAGGGTCGCCGACATCTGTCTCGTCGAGGTGGGGGGAACGGTCGGCGATATCGAGAGCATGCCGTTTCTTGAAGCGATCCGCCAGATGCGGGGAGAATACCCAAAAGGCGATCTCATTCTCGTCCACGTGACCCTCGTCCCCTCCGACACGATGGGCGACCACAAGACCAAACCGACCCAGCACTCTGTCAAGGCGCTCAGGGAACTCGGGCTCCAGCCGGACATCATCGTCGGCAGAAGCGACATCATCATGAGCCCGTCGACCAAGAAGAAGATCTCAACCTTCACCGACGTTCCCGCAAAGGCGGTCATCAGTGCCATCACGGCCCCGGACATCTACCAGGTGCCGATGGAGATGGAGAAGGAAGGCATGCCGGAGGTTCTCACCTCCCTTCTCAACCTCGGCAACCGGGAACCGGACAACAGCTGGTACAACCTGATCGGCAACGAATGCACGAGCAGGGTGACGGTCGCCATCGTCAGCAAGTACGGCATAGAGGATGTCTACATCAGCATCAAGGAATCCCTGAAACATGCGGGCCTCTCGTTGGGAACCGAAGTCGGCATCAAATGGCTCGATGCTGAGAGCTTTACCTGCGACGAACTTGCGGACGTGGACGGCATCCTCGTGCCGGGTGGATTCGGCCATCGCGGCATCGAGGGCAAGATCCGGGCGATCGAGTACGCCCGGACACAGGGAAAACCCTATCTTGGCCTCTGCCTCGGCTTCCAGCTCGCCGTCATCGAGTACGCCCGCCACATGGCAGGCATCTCCGATGCAACGAGCGAGGAGATGGGGCCGGGCTCCCATGTCATCGCCATTCTTCCGGAACAGGAGGATGTCGAGGACCTGGGCGGAACGATGCGCCTCGGGGACTGTGAGGTTCTGCTCAAAAAAGGAACCCGCATCTATGAGCTCTACGGCAGCGAGACCATCGTGGAGCGTCACCGGCACCGATACGAGGTCAACCCGGAGTTTATCGAACAGCTTGAAGACGCCGGACTGGTCTTCTCGGGGACCTGCGGCAGGCGGATGGAGTCCTGTGAACTGAAGGACGGAGCGTTCTTCATGGCGACACAGTTCCATCCCGAATTCAAATCAACCCCCACCCGGCCCTCTCCCCCCTACGTTGGATTTGTCCGGGCATGCCGTGAAATGAAAGGACAGCAAACTGAATGA
- a CDS encoding ion transporter, which produces MGQIRQRIYEIVETPRDDDRASILFDIFIVSMIFLSIAGLVLASIHTFLENHFFLILGIELLTGVVFTIEYLLRIWACTADPAYARPVTGRIRYALGLFQVVDLVALLPYYLALFFPFNVEFLRVLRLLRLIKLGKYSRSFSLMVRVVDRNKQSLLSALSVLLIILVIASSLMYYAEHVAQPDVYSSIPAAMWWGLITLATVGYGDMVPITPLGKILGGVIALIGIGVFALPAGIIASGFTEVLEEEEEEKRKAKMNRNSPTSPRIEICPHCGREIRPEDRKSR; this is translated from the coding sequence ATGGGACAAATCAGACAACGCATCTACGAGATAGTTGAGACACCACGGGACGATGACCGGGCAAGCATTCTCTTTGACATATTTATCGTATCCATGATCTTTCTCTCCATTGCAGGCCTCGTCCTTGCCAGCATCCATACATTCCTCGAGAACCACTTCTTCCTCATCCTGGGAATCGAACTGCTGACCGGAGTCGTCTTTACCATCGAGTACCTTCTGAGAATCTGGGCATGCACGGCAGACCCCGCATATGCCCGACCGGTTACCGGGAGGATACGCTATGCCCTCGGGCTCTTTCAGGTCGTCGACCTCGTTGCCCTGCTCCCCTATTACCTGGCGCTCTTCTTCCCCTTCAATGTGGAGTTTCTCCGGGTGCTGCGACTGCTGCGTCTTATCAAACTGGGAAAATACTCACGATCGTTCTCCCTGATGGTGCGGGTGGTCGACCGCAACAAGCAGTCCCTGCTCTCCGCCCTCTCGGTCCTCCTCATCATCCTCGTGATCGCCTCCTCACTCATGTACTACGCTGAACACGTTGCCCAGCCCGACGTCTACTCCAGCATCCCCGCGGCGATGTGGTGGGGCCTCATCACCCTTGCCACCGTGGGATATGGCGACATGGTGCCGATAACCCCGCTTGGAAAAATCCTGGGAGGGGTCATCGCCCTCATTGGTATCGGTGTCTTCGCCCTGCCTGCCGGCATCATAGCATCGGGATTTACCGAGGTCCTCGAGGAGGAGGAGGAGGAGAAGAGAAAAGCAAAAATGAACAGGAATTCCCCCACATCGCCACGGATTGAGATCTGTCCCCACTGCGGCCGGGAAATCCGTCCGGAAGACCGCAAGTCCCGTTAA
- a CDS encoding aspartate aminotransferase family protein: MELRDDYRELDEKYVMQIFARDLRIVRGEGAKVWDDEGNEYIDCFAGIAVCSTGHCHPAVSSAICEQAGQLIHISNLFYVPGQAEFAEKLVGITGLKGARAFFSNSGTEANEAAIKLARVRTGRTKFVAFVHGFHGRTCGALSMTHKEAYRVPFSPLPYECEFIEYGDLDALSDVVDSSVAAVITEPVQGEAGVLPAPKGFLKGVRDICTDNESLLILDEVQTGIGRTGKWFGYQHEGIEPDIVSMAKGIGSGFPMGAIVAREGLSFLPGEHGGTYNGGPLACAAGRATLEVVESVLPDVERKGRLFAEGLAAHTPRQIGLMIGITLGDRCAEVQRKCREAGVLTNCASGSLRLVPPLVITDEEIGAAVGVINEALD; encoded by the coding sequence ATGGAATTACGGGACGATTACCGGGAACTTGACGAGAAATACGTCATGCAGATCTTTGCCCGCGACCTGCGCATCGTAAGGGGCGAAGGGGCAAAGGTCTGGGATGATGAGGGGAATGAATATATCGACTGCTTTGCGGGCATCGCAGTCTGTTCCACCGGCCACTGCCACCCGGCGGTGTCATCGGCCATCTGTGAACAGGCAGGGCAGCTGATCCACATCTCCAATCTCTTCTACGTCCCCGGCCAGGCGGAATTTGCCGAAAAGCTGGTGGGCATCACCGGACTGAAGGGTGCACGGGCATTCTTCTCGAATTCCGGAACGGAGGCAAACGAAGCAGCCATCAAACTTGCACGCGTTCGGACCGGCAGGACGAAGTTTGTTGCTTTCGTCCACGGATTCCACGGGAGGACATGCGGAGCGCTCTCAATGACCCACAAAGAGGCATACCGCGTCCCGTTCTCCCCCCTCCCCTATGAGTGCGAATTCATTGAGTACGGGGATCTCGACGCCCTGTCGGACGTGGTCGACTCCTCTGTCGCCGCAGTCATCACCGAGCCGGTACAGGGTGAAGCGGGAGTCCTGCCCGCACCGAAAGGGTTCCTGAAGGGCGTACGCGACATCTGCACGGACAATGAAAGCCTCCTCATTCTCGATGAGGTGCAGACCGGTATCGGCCGGACGGGGAAATGGTTCGGGTACCAGCACGAGGGTATCGAACCGGACATCGTCTCGATGGCAAAGGGCATCGGTTCCGGTTTCCCCATGGGCGCGATCGTCGCACGCGAAGGCCTCTCCTTCCTCCCCGGAGAACACGGCGGCACCTACAACGGAGGGCCGCTTGCCTGTGCGGCGGGCCGGGCAACACTTGAGGTCGTGGAGAGCGTCCTTCCGGACGTCGAACGCAAGGGGCGCCTGTTTGCTGAGGGGCTCGCCGCCCACACCCCCCGCCAGATCGGCCTGATGATCGGCATCACGCTCGGCGACCGGTGTGCAGAGGTTCAGAGGAAGTGCCGTGAGGCGGGGGTTCTGACCAACTGCGCAAGCGGCAGCCTGCGGCTCGTTCCGCCGCTTGTCATCACCGACGAGGAGATAGGGGCCGCAGTCGGAGTCATCAATGAAGCACTTGATTAG
- a CDS encoding CDP-alcohol phosphatidyltransferase family protein: MGVDSFRPRVQGIIIPVARAMAGMGITPNASSIIAFLAAAGAGVAFYFSMPLLGVLGVMLNAFFDAMDGAIAREAGTASMRGDYLDHVLDRYADIVIICGIFIGPLASAPEGILALTGVLMSSYMGTQAQAVGVGRFYGGILGRADRLLLLIVFGILAAFVPAGILGYGFLAWLLLIFGVLGHVTAWQRFRHTWNELKK; the protein is encoded by the coding sequence ATGGGAGTAGACAGCTTTCGGCCCCGGGTGCAGGGAATCATCATCCCCGTGGCCCGGGCAATGGCAGGGATGGGCATTACCCCGAATGCAAGCTCCATCATCGCATTTCTGGCCGCCGCCGGTGCCGGCGTGGCGTTCTATTTCAGCATGCCGCTCCTCGGCGTCCTGGGGGTCATGCTCAACGCCTTCTTCGATGCAATGGACGGGGCAATCGCCCGCGAGGCAGGGACGGCCTCCATGCGGGGGGATTATCTCGACCATGTCCTCGACCGCTATGCAGATATCGTTATCATCTGCGGGATCTTTATCGGGCCGCTTGCATCCGCACCCGAAGGGATCCTTGCCCTCACCGGCGTCCTGATGTCCTCCTATATGGGCACACAGGCGCAGGCAGTGGGTGTCGGGCGTTTCTATGGCGGGATTCTCGGGCGGGCGGATCGGCTCCTTCTCCTCATTGTCTTCGGGATTCTCGCAGCATTCGTGCCGGCAGGGATCCTCGGGTACGGTTTTCTGGCATGGCTACTCCTCATCTTCGGTGTGCTGGGGCATGTAACCGCCTGGCAGAGGTTCCGACACACCTGGAATGAACTGAAAAAATAA
- a CDS encoding MATE family efflux transporter, which produces MSDSGDMTAGVRTLLGDPKAAIRALAWPMMVAMALQTLYNLADTIWVAGLGADALAAVGFVFPFFFAVFGLANGLGVGAGSAISRRIGRKDKAGADQVAVHTMVLLVAVSVVITIAGVLGAPYMSVLTGPGPVAEMTTQYAQVIFYGTIFMLFTAIVTAMLRSEGDAKRAMYVMVASSLVNIVLDPVFIYVLGMGVAGAAWATIVSFIVAVVPMVWWLFIRQDTYVSVPFSGFRFQPTVIREILSVGLPAAFMQMSMAATTVCLNVIIMLVATTDGVAIYSTGWRVVMIAITPLIAITTAVVSVSGAAYGARDYLKMEIGHLYAIKLGFGIGCVIAVLTFIFAPQIALIFTFSEGAAHLYDELVFFIRVICIFYPTTALGMFSSGLFQGTGKGLNALIVTLLRTIVLTVTVSFGLAVVAGWGLHGVWWGLVIGNVIGSLVAFTWARLYTKNLKKTGPGPDASPSGSA; this is translated from the coding sequence ATGAGTGATTCGGGTGATATGACTGCAGGGGTCCGCACCCTTCTCGGCGACCCGAAGGCCGCCATCCGTGCCCTTGCATGGCCCATGATGGTGGCCATGGCCCTGCAGACGCTCTATAATCTTGCGGATACGATATGGGTGGCCGGCCTCGGGGCCGATGCGCTTGCTGCGGTCGGGTTTGTCTTTCCCTTCTTTTTTGCGGTGTTCGGGCTTGCCAACGGTCTCGGCGTCGGTGCGGGGTCGGCCATCTCACGCCGCATCGGCAGGAAGGACAAGGCCGGTGCCGATCAGGTGGCTGTACATACGATGGTACTCCTTGTGGCGGTATCGGTGGTGATCACGATTGCCGGTGTGCTTGGTGCCCCATACATGAGTGTTTTGACCGGGCCGGGTCCTGTGGCGGAGATGACGACACAATATGCACAGGTCATCTTTTACGGCACCATCTTCATGCTCTTTACCGCCATCGTCACCGCGATGCTGCGTTCCGAGGGCGATGCAAAACGTGCGATGTACGTGATGGTCGCAAGCTCTCTTGTCAACATCGTCCTCGACCCCGTATTCATCTACGTCCTTGGGATGGGTGTTGCGGGAGCGGCATGGGCAACGATCGTCTCGTTTATCGTGGCCGTGGTCCCGATGGTCTGGTGGCTCTTTATCCGGCAGGATACCTATGTCTCGGTCCCGTTTTCCGGGTTCAGGTTTCAGCCGACAGTCATCCGTGAGATTCTCTCCGTCGGCCTGCCGGCCGCCTTCATGCAGATGTCAATGGCGGCGACGACGGTATGTCTGAATGTGATCATCATGTTGGTTGCAACGACGGACGGCGTAGCCATCTATTCGACCGGGTGGCGTGTCGTGATGATCGCCATTACCCCTCTCATCGCCATCACTACCGCTGTCGTTTCCGTCTCCGGGGCTGCCTACGGGGCACGCGACTACCTGAAGATGGAGATTGGGCATCTCTATGCCATAAAACTTGGATTTGGGATCGGATGCGTGATTGCCGTCCTGACCTTCATCTTTGCCCCCCAGATCGCACTCATCTTCACCTTCTCCGAGGGCGCTGCCCATCTCTATGATGAGCTGGTATTCTTCATCAGGGTGATCTGCATCTTCTACCCCACAACAGCCCTCGGAATGTTCTCGTCCGGCCTCTTCCAGGGGACTGGCAAGGGGCTCAATGCACTGATCGTCACCCTCCTGCGCACCATCGTTCTAACCGTCACCGTCAGTTTTGGGCTTGCCGTCGTTGCCGGGTGGGGGCTGCACGGTGTCTGGTGGGGCCTGGTGATTGGAAATGTGATAGGATCGCTTGTTGCCTTTACCTGGGCACGGCTCTACACGAAGAACCTGAAGAAAACAGGGCCGGGACCGGATGCATCACCCTCCGGTTCCGCCTGA
- a CDS encoding phosphatidate cytidylyltransferase, with product MNEFARQAIHLLVGLAIAAVIVAAGAQVSLMLFTAGLLGGFAILDRVAAGKHVPIVSGMLDAVERDVRIPGFGAICFVISTVFCLAVFPEAYALAGVVTLAVLDSVSTMAGTAFGRHRIRNGKTWEGSLSGLAAAALVLLVLLPPVQAVVVAGCAAVTELVTPIEDNLVIPPVVCVVLLLIGA from the coding sequence ATGAATGAATTTGCCCGGCAGGCAATCCATCTTCTCGTTGGCCTGGCCATCGCTGCGGTGATCGTTGCCGCCGGTGCGCAGGTCTCCCTGATGCTCTTTACTGCGGGTCTTCTCGGGGGTTTTGCCATCCTTGACAGGGTTGCGGCAGGAAAACATGTCCCGATCGTCTCCGGTATGCTGGACGCCGTCGAACGTGACGTCCGCATTCCCGGGTTCGGGGCGATCTGTTTTGTCATCTCCACCGTCTTCTGCCTCGCCGTCTTTCCGGAGGCGTATGCCCTCGCGGGCGTCGTCACCCTCGCGGTGCTCGACAGCGTCAGTACGATGGCGGGAACCGCGTTCGGGCGTCACCGGATCAGAAACGGGAAGACGTGGGAGGGGTCGCTGTCGGGGCTTGCCGCAGCAGCCCTCGTCCTCCTCGTCCTTCTCCCGCCCGTTCAGGCGGTGGTGGTGGCGGGGTGTGCGGCCGTCACCGAACTGGTCACGCCAATCGAGGACAATCTTGTCATCCCTCCGGTCGTCTGTGTGGTGCTCCTCCTCATCGGAGCATAG
- a CDS encoding DJ-1/PfpI family protein → MKLLMVVAHERYRDEEFEVPARAFDDAGIAYDVATDRPGTCTGMLGAIMDVPMAITDAKAEDYDGIVIVGGVGSQQYLWNNDALISLVREMNESGKLVAAICLAPVVLALAGALEGRQATVFETPLSVNTLKQHGATYQTIPVIVDDNVITAKGPDAASAFAEEIIGFFTC, encoded by the coding sequence ATGAAACTGCTCATGGTTGTTGCCCATGAAAGGTACCGTGATGAGGAATTCGAGGTCCCTGCCCGGGCCTTCGATGACGCAGGCATTGCCTATGATGTGGCGACCGACAGGCCGGGCACCTGTACGGGGATGCTCGGGGCCATCATGGATGTCCCGATGGCAATCACCGATGCAAAAGCCGAAGATTATGACGGCATCGTGATCGTCGGCGGGGTCGGGTCGCAGCAGTATCTCTGGAATAATGATGCGCTCATCTCACTTGTACGGGAGATGAACGAATCGGGCAAACTGGTGGCGGCCATCTGCCTTGCCCCCGTGGTGCTTGCCCTTGCAGGGGCCCTGGAGGGCAGGCAGGCGACGGTCTTCGAGACGCCTCTCTCGGTCAATACCCTCAAACAGCATGGCGCCACCTACCAGACGATCCCGGTCATTGTGGATGACAACGTGATAACTGCAAAGGGACCGGACGCCGCCTCAGCCTTCGCCGAAGAGATCATCGGCTTTTTCACCTGCTGA
- a CDS encoding PaaI family thioesterase: MTYLDEISLKGRDANPFFRMMGIEIVSYGRGEAVLEMDVTPDMMNGDGWLQGGIYTALADEAMALALITILDDNESIATISETTSFYRGMQKGRLHAEGRVVRKGRRIAFAEGRIMPAGGEDPVLSKSDASFAVIRR, translated from the coding sequence ATGACATACCTGGACGAAATCTCCCTGAAAGGGAGAGACGCAAATCCGTTCTTCCGGATGATGGGCATCGAGATCGTCTCCTACGGCAGGGGCGAGGCGGTCCTTGAGATGGACGTCACCCCCGATATGATGAACGGCGACGGCTGGCTCCAGGGAGGCATATATACGGCACTTGCCGACGAAGCGATGGCGCTTGCCCTGATAACCATCCTTGATGATAACGAATCCATTGCAACCATCTCCGAAACCACCTCATTCTACCGCGGCATGCAAAAAGGCAGGCTCCATGCGGAGGGCCGGGTCGTCCGCAAAGGAAGAAGAATTGCCTTTGCCGAGGGGAGGATCATGCCGGCAGGCGGGGAGGACCCGGTTCTCTCAAAATCGGATGCTTCTTTTGCCGTCATCCGCCGGTAG
- the guaA gene encoding glutamine-hydrolyzing GMP synthase, giving the protein MVKAEKFIEEAVEAIRKEAGDEKVVMALSGGVDSSVCAELAKRAIGDRLIPIYVDTGLMRKGESDRICELFSDINLKMVEAGDEFFAALAGVTDPEQKRKIIGEKFIRIFEREALATGAAYLLQGTIYPDIIESEGGIKSHHNVGGLPLDIDFKGVIEPLVELYKDEVREVAGALEMPAEIQHRMPFPGPGLAVRCLGEVTPDKIAVVREANAIAEEELVEQFMPWQCFAAVLGLGTGVKGDIRLHGWIVAVRAVYSRDAMTAEPVELPWETMHRIASRITAEIPGVARVVYDITPKPPATIEYE; this is encoded by the coding sequence ATGGTAAAGGCAGAGAAATTTATTGAAGAGGCAGTCGAGGCAATCCGCAAGGAGGCCGGAGACGAGAAGGTTGTAATGGCACTCTCCGGCGGCGTCGACAGTTCGGTCTGTGCAGAACTTGCAAAACGCGCCATCGGCGACCGTCTGATCCCCATCTATGTGGATACCGGCCTGATGCGCAAGGGAGAGAGCGACCGCATATGCGAGCTCTTCTCGGACATCAACCTCAAGATGGTAGAGGCGGGCGACGAGTTTTTTGCAGCACTGGCCGGTGTGACGGACCCGGAGCAGAAGCGAAAAATCATCGGCGAGAAGTTCATCCGGATCTTCGAGCGTGAGGCGCTGGCAACCGGAGCAGCGTACCTCCTCCAGGGAACCATCTACCCGGACATCATCGAGAGCGAGGGCGGGATAAAGAGCCATCACAACGTGGGTGGCCTTCCCCTCGATATCGACTTCAAGGGGGTCATCGAACCCCTCGTGGAGCTCTACAAGGATGAGGTCCGCGAGGTGGCAGGCGCCCTCGAGATGCCGGCGGAGATTCAGCACCGGATGCCGTTCCCCGGACCGGGCCTTGCGGTCCGCTGCCTCGGCGAGGTGACCCCCGATAAGATCGCCGTCGTCCGCGAGGCAAATGCCATTGCTGAAGAGGAACTGGTGGAGCAGTTCATGCCGTGGCAGTGCTTCGCCGCGGTCCTCGGGCTCGGGACCGGGGTCAAGGGCGACATCCGCCTCCACGGTTGGATCGTCGCAGTCCGTGCGGTCTATTCACGTGACGCGATGACCGCCGAACCCGTTGAACTCCCGTGGGAGACGATGCACCGGATTGCATCACGCATCACCGCCGAGATTCCGGGCGTTGCACGGGTCGTCTACGACATCACCCCCAAGCCCCCCGCGACGATCGAATACGAATGA
- a CDS encoding MarR family winged helix-turn-helix transcriptional regulator, which translates to MITRGFCLKSVRPDHIVGAISYLHRGGQSCLARDLEGLPLRTGNIAFLLHLYRCEGESQDELARALGYDKATAARACQALEEEGFVRRLRDPDDRRRTRLYLTEVGHEVRRTALNAVEGLNETLLAGMDEEERKEAARLLGLMVYNLEQTRTLRGERNE; encoded by the coding sequence ATGATTACACGCGGGTTCTGCCTGAAGAGCGTGAGGCCGGACCACATTGTCGGGGCCATCTCCTATCTCCACCGCGGGGGGCAGTCCTGCCTTGCCCGTGATCTGGAGGGCCTTCCCCTCCGCACGGGAAATATTGCATTTCTCCTTCACCTCTACCGCTGTGAGGGGGAATCCCAGGACGAGCTTGCCCGTGCCCTCGGGTACGACAAGGCGACCGCCGCCCGGGCATGCCAGGCACTTGAGGAGGAAGGGTTCGTGCGGCGGCTCCGTGACCCCGATGACCGGCGACGTACCCGCCTGTATCTGACGGAGGTCGGGCATGAGGTGCGCCGGACGGCATTGAACGCAGTGGAGGGCCTGAATGAAACGCTCCTTGCCGGAATGGATGAGGAGGAACGCAAGGAAGCGGCCCGTCTCCTGGGCCTGATGGTGTACAATCTTGAACAGACCCGGACTCTGCGGGGGGAGAGGAATGAGTGA